The sequence below is a genomic window from Lolium perenne isolate Kyuss_39 chromosome 4, Kyuss_2.0, whole genome shotgun sequence.
TTGTTCACTATACTTAGATACACACTTATATTTTTTAAGGTCGGAATAAATGTGTTTCAAAATGAGATTTTGCGCGATTGTGGTTTATATCATTGACTATATCCCTTTTTCAGAGTTCATTAAAAAATGTAGGTCTGATTTTCGAATTTAAAAAATAAAGGGTCCCCTGGAGCTTGGAATCTGAAGAGAGTTAAAAATTCCATATCGCAGTTGCAGCCAATTTCTATCTAGCTAACTAGACGTACCTAAAGCTGGACTAGTTATTGTTAGagtaatatgcttgttgtattaccagggggccaaaggccacaatatatagtacatgtacaggtgcaaatatgcaggaagccccctaacatctggggaaactacaatatacaaatatatacatctaacaccccccctcaaactcatggtggatccacaacactgagtttggagagtaagaaatcatgttgcgctcgagtctgtgccttcgtaaagaaatccgccaactgcaaatctgaaggcacataatgaaccgcaacaacatcatcctgcacctgagcacgtgtgtaaaacacatcaacaccaatatgtttggtcagctcatgcttgaccggatcacgtgcaatactgatagcacctgtactgtcagacaaaagcggagtgggtgtcgtaacagagaccccaaaatctgcaaccaaccaccgtaaccaggtcacctcagcaatcaacaaagccatagcccgcaactcagcctcaacactcgaacgggaaattgctacctgtttcttcgtcttccaagcaacaagcgaaccaccaagaaacacacagtaagcagaaagtgaacgacgatccgtaggatcactcgcccacgtagcatccgagtagcactggagctggagagagctggaacggggaaagaaaaggcgacgagtgatcgtgccacgaaggtaacgaagaacacgaaggagatgactatagtgaacagtggtaggagctgagacaaactgactcagaatatgaacaggataagaaatatcaggacgagtgacagcaagataaacaagactcccaacaagatggcgataacgagtgggatcaggaagaggatcaccatcagtaggacgaagcttaacattaagctccataggagtatcaaccgtgcgctcatccccaagagcagcacgagcaagaagatcctgaatgtacttttcctgagagatagaaaagccatcagaagtagaggaaacctcaatgccaagaaaatagcgaagaggaccaagatcagtcattagaaactgatcgcgaagacgagccttaacaaaggcaatatactcaggatcatcaccagtaatgatcatatcatcaacatagagaagaagaagagtacgtccacgaggagaagtatgAACGAAGAGTGCTGGatcaacctggctctgataccatgttagagtaatatgcttgttgtattaccagggggccaaaggccacaatatatagtacatgtacaggtgcaaatatgcaggaagcccctaacatctggggaaactacaatatacaaatatatacatctaacagttATTACATCATCAGAAGAGCAAAAACATATGCCGTGGACATAGCTTTGCGGAATCCTTTGGCAGTACTGCCCGATAATGTTGTCACATGAATCGTATCGTTTCCTCTAGGTCCAGCACCCCTGCTAGCTATCCGCAGAATCATTTCCTCTCGTATTCATACACAGGGCCGCTGGGTGTTTCTGGGTTAAAGAACCTTCCTGACACCCTCTCCTCTAACACCATCAGCGCTTCTTCTGATCGAATAGCCGTTGGAGTTTTGTACTGGCTGGGCGATGTGCACCTAGACACGAAGAAATCCATCAGAGCATCAAATGCACCAGGTTTCACCACCCTTATCTCCAGTGCCCTGATCGACCCACGGTGCCGGCTTTTGCGGTACATCTGATCGAAGCATCCTTCCACGGTCAGACAGCACTTCTCCATGACAGTCCGGTCGATATCACTGGCAATATGGTTACTCTCAGCTGCACGGACCAGCTCCCAGAAGAGGATGTAGTGGCCAGGCAAGGTGGATATGTCCGCATATGCAGTGGTACCACCAAACATGTAACCAAGAGGCCTAAGGTGCAGCTCATATGCTTGCGAAATGGCCTTGAGGAGGTCCTCCTCGGTTATACACTCGAAGTCAATGTTTAAGGCAACATTGTGCCGCCCGGAGAACTGAAATAGTGGCGTTGCGTTGTAGAATCCACTCACTGTCAAAAGGTCACCCACTCGGTACCTGTAAAGTCCTGGTATGCACAAGAATATGCAAAGTCAAATCAAAGTGAACTCATTTTCTTAGGCCTACAACTTTTCAGAAATTGTTGAGATCATTGATTTTAATTCTTATATCACAAAAAAAAGCCACCAAACAATGCAAGGAAAAGAGACCAGGCTTACACAAGCGGGAGAGAGTTACTGCACTGCAGTGGGGCAACAATCTCACTTAGTGGTACTTCATGGCTAAACATGACACTGTGAAGTGCTAGTTAAATTTGGTTTCATAATACTTGGGAGTTGCAGTAGCAGATAACTAATCTGATAATGTATTCAGAGTAACGTTGATAAAACGTAAATCATGGTGACTTTGAAAGCATGTAAGAAATCAGACTGGAGATATGGTAGGGAGTAGTAGTCTAACAGCTAACCTGCAGAGGTGGTGATAACCAGCTCATAGCACCGACCGATTTTGACATTCATAAGATCCACAAGCTTTAACCCACCAAAATTATCAGTTGTTCGTTGCACCATGTCATCATCACCACGCTTGACCTCTGCGAACTCGTAGTATGCAATGTTTGGAAGCAATGCATACGACGCGCGGGAAGGCGGATCAAGAGGCCTTAGATTGATCCCTGCAGCGCACTCCGTAGACACGTACATGTGCGAAACAATCGGTAACCCAGCACCATAGCTCTCGAGAATTGGAATGTACTGCGACATGGAGCCGGTGACAATGGTGAGGATGTACCGTGCTCCTGGCCATAGCCTCCTCAGTATCCCATCCCAAGGCCTCCCGGCACACTGGGACACGATCTCATCGGCTAGTGCTGGGTCAGGCTGTCGCAGGTAACGCTGAGAGATGGCATCACGCAAAGGAACATGCGCTATCCAGTCGCTGAGATGTCCAGTGCGGATGTTGGAGCACATCTCCTCCCAGTTATCTTCCAAGAACCTGACCCCTTTCACAAAACCGTGAGCGAAGGCGCCGCCGACATGGTCGACGATTCGTCGGTCAATCAGGCCGCAGAGCAACTGGCAGTACATGCTCTGCTTGACATCTGGGCAGTAGACTGCCTCGATGGGGCTAGTGTTCCTGTGGATGTCGTGATCCCTGAAATGGCTGCTGTAGCAGTAGGCGGTACCAGACGAGTGGACGGGCAAGCCGGACATGGTCGGGTTCCCAGGGAAGGTGAACATGAGGTACATTCCCTTGCCGCATTTCTCCTGATCAGCATGCAAATGCCTACAGCAATGGAAGCCGGTTCTTGAGACTACACAACAGCGCTAGTAGCACTCGTAGTAGATATAAGAAATTGCAAATGCATATAGACTTGGTAGACAATGATTATCCAACACCTAAACTCGACCAAGCGGATGGCCAATGCTTACATCTTCCTCACGGCTGCCTCTAAGGCATTGTAGAACATCCTCTGGTGGAGCTTCTCCGTGGTGGATGGATAGAGCTTCTGGTGCCCCCCGGATGTGCCCGAGCTGCCAACCATGAGAAACATACACATCAGTTTGGTGTAGTGTTTCTTTCTTCACACAGAGAATGAATGATTTACCTTCTGACGAGGTCGGTGATGCGCTCGGAGCAGAGGACGCTGGAAGGCTCGCCGGAGACGATGCGGTACACGTACGGCTTGATGTCCTCGTACCTGACCACGGGCACGCGCTCCTTGAAGGCCTCTCGGAGGTCGGCGGCCGAGGCGCCTGGTGGCAAGCCATCCAGGAAGCGGCGGAGGTACTCGGTGTGGGCGTTCCTGGTGAGGATCTCGGTTAGGACGTCCTGCTGGAGCGCCGCCGCGTCGGCGGTGAGGCGCTCGACGAGGCCGCGGCCGGCACCCGCGTCCGCCGGATCGAACTCCGGCAGCAGCGACGCTATTGCTTTGGTGGGCTCGCTTGGTGAGGCGGCTAGGTTAATGCTGCAGGGTGGACAGGCAGCCGACGGCGAGCTGTAGCCCAGACGAGTGCCAGACCGCGACCGCCGTCGGCCGAGATCTGGAGAGAGCGCTGCTGTCGGACGCAGCGACGAAAGGGAGTGGAGTGGCCCTGTCACAAACATGAGGAAGTTTGTGTGAAGTGTCCCTATTGGATGTGGCGATAGTGACTTCGCGGATACTAGTACCACGGAGTACTCCTATAGATTTGGCAGCTTCTGCGAAATTTGTTTCTTTTTCAAAAATGTAATGGTCCACGTGTTCAGTTGTAGTATCAAGCAAAGAGTAAAGACCTAAACACGTAACCACACCTAGAACATCCTAGTGGACAGCTGTGCTGGAGGTATAGGGTGCGCTTGTAGGCTGGGCCGGATTTCTGCACCATTGCCGTATCGCAGCCGGACCACGGGCCAGATTCAGCCCATGTTTTGTCTCCCGTGTTACATCAGTGCGTACAGAAATGCAGATTGTTTGGATGCCTAAAAAAAATATTCCATCTGTGTCGGGACATCACTGTTTAGTTGCCATTTTGGACATCCAAGTTGTGCTTCTCCTCACCACATTCAAATATGATGACCTTACCATCACATAACTGTACACAAGAGCACAAAGACGATCATAAGCACATCACACAATTATATACAGATGGAATATAATACTTAGTACCTAATCCTAGCGTCAGAGTGGTAAAACGTCTACTTAAACCTGGTGGCAGACTACCCAAGTCCAAAAGTAAGTGTTTAACGTACAGCCTCCCGAGGCCAGCACAACAACTAACAACTTCACAGCAGCATAGACAGAGAACAAACACAGAACCTTAATAGCGAGGATCAGCATAAGGGCCCTCGTGATGCTTCCCGCACCTGAAGATGCTGGAGCAGGAAGTGTCCTTCCTAAAGATGTCGACCTGGAAGTCATCGTCCTTAGGGTGAAGACGATCGTGTCGTCGACACGGAGGTCGGCCCTGGTGGCGAACTCGCTCCATGACTTGATGAAGCCGACGCGCTCGGCCCTCCACTGGAGCTGCACTCTCCACTCACAACTCTGGCCCATGTTCAAGGCCACCTTCACCAGCGGGCCATTGTTCTTCAGCTTGCACTTCCTGGTCAGGTGATGCTCCATGTAGGGAGGCACGGCGAGGGCAGTGAGCTCCTGGCTCTCAGGTCAGCAGGATGCCCGGCGTGAACCCTACGCGCGGTGATCTGTCGGTGGGCTTCCATGAACCCTTCACTCGCATCCCGAAACTGCACCCGGACGACAATGTCCCGTGCCTCCCCTATGGGCCCTTCGAGGAAGGTTTCCAGGAAGAGCAAGTTCTGCATATGCAATGAGAATGACCAGAGTGAGCGATACTTGCATTGGTGAGCTCCAATGGCAATGACAATCTCAAGTATGCCATGGCTATGTCAAGCTCAAGATCGTCATGGCCATGACAATCACAAGATCATCATGGCCATGACAAGCTCAAGTCTATCATGCATGGTCATGACAAGCTCAAGATCATCATGGCCATGACAAGCTCAAGTCCATCATGGGCATGAAAAGCTCAAGTCCATCATGGCCTTGACAAGCTCAAGTCCATCATGTCCATGAAAATCACAAGATCATCATGGCCATGACAATCTCAAGTCCATCATGGCATTGACAAGTTCAAGATCACCCTACTCATCGTTGACATGCTTCAGACTAACATGCACCGAACATTGAAATTAATCATATCTACTTTGACATCAATCGATTCTACATTGACATCAATCTGATCTACATTCACATCAATAAGATGAGGAAGGGATAGAGACTGCTTACAATGGGGTGGAGAGCAAGCGGGCCCGTCGGAGGAGGAGGTCACGCACCGGAGTCGCCATGTGGTGCAGGAGGTCGCACCCCAaatccaggaggaggaggaggcggaggcgcaGCCGGAGCAGCAGTCGGATGACTTGGCGTCGGAGCAGCTATCGGAAAGCGGGGAGCATATGGAGCAGACAGTTGCTGACGAGCACGGGGTCAGCCGAAGGGCGGTGGCGCGACCTGCGGCGCGCCATTGGGAGCAGCCGGACGCGGCTGGACCCATGGCATCGGTGCGTGCATCGGTGTGGAGGCAAACCCCGGCGGAGGCTCCATCTCCCTGGAGCCTACTGCACCCGCTACCATTGCCGCTGCCCTCGCTGAAGGAAGCCCTATGCAGGGCAGAAAAACCCCCATTGCGGGATCCTCCGAAGGAATCACGGCGGCCTATAAAGCGGTGATGGCCGCGCTGTGTGTACCCATGCCAACGGGCTTGGTCACAACCGGCGACGGGTAATTCCACACCGGTACTCGAACGACATCGATCTACGCTGCCGAATCGCGGCCGCTGCCCTTGTACTCCCAGAGGATGCGCAACTAGGCATCTTTTGACCTCGTGACCGTCGGGCGAACGACGGGATCCATCGGCGCTGGGCGGAAGGAGGCGGGGGAGGCGaggtgatagggcaaaggtggccgatctttcgatgcgaAGAGGATAGATCGATTTTTTAGTGGAGTTCGTGCTTtttgatccgactacacgtgcaaagctcgtgcgcaaatgcaatcgctaggacaatctccgagaGTTACTGATCTTGTGGATGCACCATCAGCCTGACCAAAAGGTCCTAATTCCTATCTGAAATCGagcacaagtaagaactaataatgcaatcataattattgcggatatagataaaagctttattgaaaaggtgggattccgaatagccgGTCTTGTTCTGGGTGTTGGCCTCAAAAAAAGTACACAAAGAGTTGcaacaatggctaacttttagtctaatcaaaatctgagtctaaacgtgacgcctATGGGGGTatataaaggaggaaaaggtggggtttcggccagccatacgtatggtggtcgaaccaaaccctagaaggtctttcccccttcaatacggactctaaacggTGGCtatcttaattcctgcgaaaataccATGGCCTGGCACAAAATTAAAAGTggcgcagcaccatattatgctatggacgaaattatgaagtataATCTTgtgtatttcatccaagtcttcaATCttcattatggtggcttcaaagttctgaaatctccacttgtggcgtcctCTTCAATCCTCACATGTTTGGCGCCACCTCCATGcacgatcatgctccaatgcttgtccctctcatccatgctaggtccatcattcctaagagtaaca
It includes:
- the LOC127294414 gene encoding probable indole-3-acetic acid-amido synthetase GH3.7, giving the protein MFVTGPLHSLSSLRPTAALSPDLGRRRSRSGTRLGYSSPSAACPPCSINLAASPSEPTKAIASLLPEFDPADAGAGRGLVERLTADAAALQQDVLTEILTRNAHTEYLRRFLDGLPPGASAADLREAFKERVPVVRYEDIKPYVYRIVSGEPSSVLCSERITDLVRSSGTSGGHQKLYPSTTEKLHQRMFYNALEAAVRKMHLHADQEKCGKGMYLMFTFPGNPTMSGLPVHSSGTAYCYSSHFRDHDIHRNTSPIEAVYCPDVKQSMYCQLLCGLIDRRIVDHVGGAFAHGFVKGVRFLEDNWEEMCSNIRTGHLSDWIAHVPLRDAISQRYLRQPDPALADEIVSQCAGRPWDGILRRLWPGARYILTIVTGSMSQYIPILESYGAGLPIVSHMYVSTECAAGINLRPLDPPSRASYALLPNIAYYEFAEVKRGDDDMVQRTTDNFGGLKLVDLMNVKIGRCYELVITTSAGLYRYRVGDLLTVSGFYNATPLFQFSGRHNVALNIDFECITEEDLLKAISQAYELHLRPLGYMFGGTTAYADISTLPGHYILFWELVRAAESNHIASDIDRTVMEKCCLTVEGCFDQMYRKSRHRGSIRALEIRVVKPGAFDALMDFFVSRCTSPSQYKTPTAIRSEEALMVLEERVSGRFFNPETPSGPVYEYERK